In Pseudonocardia sp. DSM 110487, the sequence AGCTCGCCACGCGTGAACAGCGCGGCGAGGTCGTCGATCGTGTTCATGTGCCTCCGAGGTCCCCAGCGAGATCTATTGCGAGCAGCCGCTCGGTCACCGAGGTGAGCGCCGTGACGCCGTTCAGCAGGTCGGCGTCCGCGGTGTACTCCGCCTCGTTGTGCGAGATCCCGTTCCTGCTGGGCACGAACAACATCACCGTCGGCACGACGTCCTTCAGGTTGACCGAGTCGTGCCCGGCCATGGTCAACATACGGCGGCTGGAGAGCCCGGTCACCGCGATCGCCGCCTCGGCGAGCTCGACCCCCTCCAGCGGGTAGGCGGTCGAGGGCCGCACCGACGCCGAGTCGATGCTGACGCGCACCTCGCCGTCACCGTCGACGGCCGCGATCTCGGCCATGAGCTGCTGGTGCGCCTTCTCCAACACGTCGGGCTCCTGCGAACGCAGGTCGACGTCGAGCCGGACCCGCGCCGGCACGACCACCGGCGAGTTCGGTTCGACGGTGAACCTGCCCACCGACGCCAGCAGCTGACCTGGTTCGAAGGAACCCGTGAGCTGCCGGGCGGCGAGCACGAGCCGGCTCGCGCCGACCAGGGCGTCGCGCCGGTCCGCCATGTGCGTCGCGCCGGTGTGCGACTGGTCGCCGTGCACCGTGATCGCGTACTTCCGGGCCGTCCAGTTGCCGGTGACGACGCCGATCGCGCAGCCCTCGTCCTCGAGCGTGCGTCCCTGCTCGATGTGGATCTCGACGGCCGCGGCCGCGGCGGGCGGGGTGCCGGTTCCGGCGAACCCGCTGTCCCGCAGGGCCTCTTCGACGGTGACGCCGCGCGCGTCGGTCACCGCGAGCACGGCGTCCGCGTCGAGCGTGCCGCAGTAGACCCCGCTGCCCATCAGGCTCGGCGAGAACCGGGCACCTTCCTCGTTGAACCAGTCGACGACGGCGAGGTTCCGCGCCGGCACGAGGTCGCCTGCCTCGACTTCACGGCGCAGCGACACCGCCGCGTGTGCGGCCGCGAGCACCCCGTACGCCCCGTCGAAGCGGCCCGCGGTCGGCTGACTGTCCAGGTGCGACCCGGCCAGCACGTACGGCCGGCCCGGTACCCACTCCACGGTCCCGAAGAGGTTGCCCGCCCGGTCGACGACCGGGCGCAGCCCGTGCCGCCCGAACCATTCGACGAGCCACCGCCGGGCCTTGCCGTGCTCGGCGGTGCCGGCCTGGCGGTCGACGCCACCGCCCGGCGTCGCCCCGATCCGGGAGAGGGCCGCGAAGTCGGCGAGAAACGGCTCACCCATCGGCGGGTTGCGGCACGAACGTGGGCGCCGGGTCACTCACCCGCACCGGGTTGCGCGCGACCTCGAACATCGCGTCGACGCGAGCCTTCTCCTCGGCCGAGGTGCCGGTGGCGGCCGACACGACGAGGAACACGACGAGGTTCACGGCGAGCCCGATGATGCCGCCGGTGATGCTGCCCAGTACCGCGATGTCGTCGGGATAGATGATCGTCAACACCATCGCGACCCCGAAACCGGAGAGCATCCCGGCCAGCGCCCCGTGCCGGTTGCCGCCCCGCCAGAACACGCCGAGGAACAGCGGCACGGCCAGCTGCACGATGCCCTGGTAGGAGATCTGGGCGAGCAGCTGCAGCCGGTCGAGGTTGAACGTCAGGTAGGCCACCACACCGGCC encodes:
- a CDS encoding M20 family metallo-hydrolase, which produces MGEPFLADFAALSRIGATPGGGVDRQAGTAEHGKARRWLVEWFGRHGLRPVVDRAGNLFGTVEWVPGRPYVLAGSHLDSQPTAGRFDGAYGVLAAAHAAVSLRREVEAGDLVPARNLAVVDWFNEEGARFSPSLMGSGVYCGTLDADAVLAVTDARGVTVEEALRDSGFAGTGTPPAAAAAVEIHIEQGRTLEDEGCAIGVVTGNWTARKYAITVHGDQSHTGATHMADRRDALVGASRLVLAARQLTGSFEPGQLLASVGRFTVEPNSPVVVPARVRLDVDLRSQEPDVLEKAHQQLMAEIAAVDGDGEVRVSIDSASVRPSTAYPLEGVELAEAAIAVTGLSSRRMLTMAGHDSVNLKDVVPTVMLFVPSRNGISHNEAEYTADADLLNGVTALTSVTERLLAIDLAGDLGGT